From the Apis cerana isolate GH-2021 linkage group LG3, AcerK_1.0, whole genome shotgun sequence genome, one window contains:
- the LOC107993848 gene encoding dual oxidase isoform X1, which produces MVQQSGSSGLGIDCRLIRKMPAAYSDGVYMLAGQDRPSPRKLSQLFMQGDDGLSSVKNRTALFAFFGQLVTSEIIMASESGCPIEYHRIDVDKCDPVFDKECQGNKYIPFRRADYDRQTGRSPNSPREQINKVTSWIDGSFVYSSSEAWANTMRSFKNGSLLMEPTRKFPVRNTMRAPLFNHAVPHVMRMLSPERLYLLGDPRTNQHPPLLALGILFYRWHNVIAARIQLENPSMSDEDIFQKARRVVIGTLQNIILYEYIPILLNEDLPPYTGYKSDLHPGISHIFQSAAFRFGHTLIPPGLYRRDENCEYRRTNTDQPAIRLCSTWWDSNEVLTNSTIEELLMGMTSQIAEKEDNLLGTDIRNNLFGPMEFSRRDLGALNIMRGRDNGLPDYNTARAHFKLPRKKTWNEINPELFNKNPSLLRTLVEIHSNNLNNMDVYVGGMLESSAGPGELFSTVIKEQFLRLRDSDRFWFENEENGIFTKSEIADIRRITLWDVIVNATGIPANAIQRKVFTWEEGDPCPQPYQLNSTMLEPCVPLQRYDYFEGSELVYIYACVFLGFVPILCAGAGYGLVKLQNRRRRRLKILQEAIQKRNDGKICVDKMIVREWLHANHRRLVKVKFGPEAALHIVDRKGEKLRTFDFNDVNTVTMEESQENENGHRKPLVLLRIPRDYDLVLELDSLASRRKFIAKLEAFLASHKKHFTLSQVSRDIMLAKAETKERRQKKLEQFFREAYALTFGLRPGERRRRSEDSDSGEVVTVMRTSLSKSEFASALGMRADAVFVKKMFNIVDKDRDGRISFQEFLDTVLLFSRGKTEDKLRIIFDMCDKDCNGVIDKEELSEMLRSLVEIARTTSLSDDHVTELIDGMFQDAGLERKDYLTYNDFKLMMKEYKGDFVAIGLDCKGAKQNFLDTSTNVARMTSFHIDQLPPEDSKTWAQKQWDAISTFLEENRQNIFYLFVFYVTTIALFVERFIYYSFMAEHTDLRHIMGVGIAITRGSAAALSFCYSLLLLTMSRNLLTKLKEFSIQQYIPLDSHIQFHKIAACTALFFSVLHTVGHMVNFYHVSTQPLAHLRCLTSELSFPSDARLTISFWLFRTVTGLTGILLFIVMTIIFVFAHPTIRQKAYKFFWSTHSLYVVLYALCLIHGLARLTGSPRFWIFFVGPAIIYSLDKVVSLRTKYMALDIIETELLPSDVIKIKFYRPPNLKYLSGQWVRLSCTAFRSNEFHSFTLTSAPHENFLSCHIKAQGPWTWKLRNYFDPCNYNPEDEHPKIRIEGPFGGGNQDWYKFEVAVMVGGGIGVTPYASMLNDLVFGTSTNRYSGVACKKVYFLWICPSHKHFEWFIDVLRDVERKDVTDVLEIHIFITQFFHKFDLRTTMLYICENHFQRLSKKSIFTGLKAINHFGRPDMTSFLKFVQKKHSYVSKIGVFSCGPRPLTKSVMSSCDEVNKGRRLPYFIHHFENFG; this is translated from the exons ATGGTACAACAATCTGGCTCATCCGGATTGGGGATCGATTG CAGGCTGATACGAAAGATGCCAGCAGCTTATTCTGATGGAGTTTACATGTTGGCTGGCCAGGATAGACCGTCTCCAAGGAAGCTTAGTCAGCTTTTCATGCAGGGTGACGATGGTCTGTCATCCGTTAAAAATAGGACAGCACTATTTGCGTTCTTTG GGCAACTGGTCACGTCGGAGATAATCATGGCCAGCGAAAGTGGCTGCCCCATAGAGTACCATCGAATCGACGTGGACAAATGTGATCCGGTTTTCGACAAGGAGTGCCAAGGTAACAAGTACATTCCCTTCCGACGGGCGGATTACGATCGACAAACCGGACGCAGCCCTAATAGTCCTCGTGAACAG ATAAACAAAGTGACGAGCTGGATCGATGGTAGCTTCGTTTATTCGAGCAGTGAAGCGTGGGCGAATACCATGAGATCGTTTAAAAATGGGAGCCTCCTCATGGAACCAACCAGGAAATTCCCTGTAAGGAACACGATGCGTGCTCCACTTTTCAATCATGCTGTTCCACATGTTATGAGAATGCTCAGCCCGGAACGCCTTTATC TTCTTGGAGATCCACGAACAAATCAACATCCTCCACTATTGGCTCtgggaatattattttatcggtGGCACAATGTGATTGCTGCTCGTATTCAACTGGAGAATCCGAGTATGTCCGATGAGGATATCTTTCAGAAAGCAAGACGTGTTGTTATAGGGACGCTTCag AATATCATTTTGTACGAATATATCCCTATACTTTTGAACGAGGATCTGCCACCTTATACAGGATACAAGTCGGATCTTCATCCTGGCATCAGTCACATATTTCAGAGTGCAGCTTTCCGGTTTGGGCACACTTTGATACCACCTGGATTGTACCGTCGAGATGAAAATTGCGAATACAGAAGAACAAATACTGACCAACCTGCGATTAGACTCTGTTCCACCTGGTGGGAttctaat GAAGTTTTAACTAATAGTACAATTGAAGAACTTCTCATGGGTATGACCTCGCAAATAGCAGAGAAAGAGGACAATCTTCTTGGCACTGATATcagaaacaatttatttggGCCCATGGAATTTTCAAGACGAGATTTAGGGGCTTTGAACATTATGCGAGGCAGAGACAACGGGCTTCCAGATTATAACACAGCCAGAGCACATTTCAAACTACCACGAAAAAAGACTTGGAACGAAATCAATCcagaattgtttaataaaaatccttCGTTATTGCGTACGTTAGTCGAAATccattcaaataatttgaacaaTATGGATGTTTATGTCGGCGGGATGCTGGAGTCTAGTGCAGGCCCTGGAGAACTTTTTTCTACTGTGATAAAAGAGCAATTTCTTCGTTTGAGAGATTCTGATAGATTTTGGTTTGAAAATGAAGAGAATGG aatttttacaaaaagcgAGATAGCAGATATTCGCCGAATTACTTTATGGGATGTAATAGTAAACGCGACAGGAATACCAGCGAACGCGATTCAGAGAAAAGTATTCACTTGGGAGGAAGGAGATCCCTGTCCCCAACCCtatcaattaaattcaacGATGTTAGAACCCTGCGTCCCGTTACAACGTTACGACTACTTTGAG GGAAGCGAGCTGGTGTACATATACGCCTGTGTTTTTCTCGGGTTTGTACCGATTCTCTGCGCCGGTGCCGGTTACGGTCTGGTCAAGCTTCAGAACCGGCGAAGAAGACGATTGAAAATTCTCCAAGAGGCgatacaaaaaagaaacgatggtAAGATCTGCGTGGACAAGATGATCGTGCGCGAATGGCTACACGCGAATCATCGTCGTTTGGTCAAAGTGAAATTTGGGCCGGAAGCGGCTCTGCACATCGTCGATCGCAAAGGCGAGAAACTGCGCACATTTGATTTCAACGACGTTAACACGGTCACGATGGAAGAATCGCAG GAGAATGAAAATGGTCATCGTAAGCCACTGGTTCTGTTGAGAATACCGCGAGACTACGACCTTGTCCTTGAACTGGATTCACTGGCCTCGCGTAGAAAGTTCATTGCGAAACTGGAGGCATTTCTGGCGTCCCATAAGAAGCACTTCACACTGTCCCAAGTGAGCCGGGACATTATGCTTGCAAAAGCGGAAACGAAGGAACGCCGTcagaaaaaattggaacaa TTCTTTAGGGAAGCTTATGCTTTGACGTTTGGTTTACGACCTGGTGAAAGGCGGCGACGATCCGAGGATAGCGACAGCGGTGAAGTCGTTACCGTGATGAGGACGTCGCTTTCTAAAAGCGAATTTGCGAGTGCGCTTGGAATGCGTGCGGATGCGGTTTTCGTgaagaaaatgtttaatatcgtCGATAAGGACAGAGATGGTCGTATTTCGTTCCag gaatttttGGACACTGTTTTGTTATTCTCGCGAGGAAAAACTGAGGATAAATTGAGAATTATCTTTGATATGTGTGACAAAGACTGTAATGGTGTTATCGACAAGGAAGAATTATCAGAAATGCTTCGATCCTTGGTAGAAATTGCACGTACCACCAGTCTGTCGGACGATCATGTCACAGAATTAATCGATGGAATGTTTCAA GATGCCGGACTCGAGAGAAAGGATTACCTTACATATAACGATTTCAAGTTGATGATGAAAGAATACAAAGGCGATTTCGTGGCAATCGGTCTTGATTGCAAAGGCGCGAAGCAAAATTTTCTCGACACATCAACAAACGTAGCTCGCATGACGAGTTTCCATATTGATCAACTTCCACCTGAGGACTCAAAGACTTGGGCTCAAAAACAGTGGGATGCCATTTCGACATTTCTCGAGGAAAACcgacagaatattttttatttatttgttttttatgtcACAACCATTGCTTTGTTCGTTGAAAGATTTATAT attACTCTTTCATGGCTGAACATACGGATTTGAGGCATATTATGGGAGTTGGAATCGCCATAACTAGAGGATCTGCAGCAGCTTTGTCTTTCTGTTATAGTCTGCTTCTTTTGACCATGTCTCGCAATCTTTTGACTAAActtaaagaattttctattcaaCAATATATTCCACTCGATTCACatatacaatttcataaaattgctGCGTGCACTGCATTGTTCTTTTCCGTTTTGCATACCGTGGGGCACAtggttaatttttatcatgtgTCCACTCAACCATTAGCTCATCTTCGATGTTTGACCAGCGAACTTAGCTTCCCAAGCGATGCTCGGTTGACCATTTCGTTTTGGCTTTTTAGAACTGTAACAG GTTTGactggaattttattatttattgtaatgacaataatatttgtttttgctCATCCAACTATTCGCCAGAAAGCATACAAATTTTTCTGGTCTACGCATAGCTTATACGTGGTATTATACGCATTGTGTTTAATACACGGTTTGGCCCGTTTGACTGGTTCTCCACGATTTTGGATTTTCTTTGTTGGACCTgccattatttattctttagataag GTAGTAAGTCTTCGTACTAAATATATGGCGTTGGACATTATCGAAACAGAATTACTTCCTTCCgatgtaattaaaatcaaattctaCAGACCgccaaatttgaaatatttatctggTCAATGGGTTCGTCTTTCCTGTACCGCCTTTAGATCAAACGAGTTTCATTCGTTCACTCTTACTTCCGCACCGCATGAAAACTTCTTATCATGTCATATTAAAGCGCAGGGACCATGGACTTGGAAACttcgtaattattttgatcCTTGTAATTATAATCCAGAGGATGAACATCcaaaaataagaatagaagGACCGTTTGGAGGTGGCAATCAAGATTGGTATAAATTTGAAGTTGCTGTAATGGTTGGTGGAGGTATTGGTGTCACTCCCTATGCCTCTATGTTAAATGATCTCGTGTTTGGAACCTCTACCAATAGATATTCTGGAGTAGCTTGTAAGAAG gtTTATTTCTTATGGATTTGTCCATCACATAAACATTTTGAATGGTTCATCGACGTACTCAGAGATGTCGAGAGGAAAGATGTTACAGATGTGTTAGAAATTCACATATTCATTACACAATTTTTTCACAAGTTCGATTTACGTACAACTATGCTG TATATTTGTGAGAACCACTTTCAaagattatctaaaaaaagtatatttactGGATTAAAAGCAATAAATCATTTTGGTCGACCGGATATGActtcatttctaaaatttgttcaaaagAAGCACAGTTAT GTTAGTAAAATAGGAGTATTTAGTTGCGGGCCTCGACCATTGACGAAGAGCGTGATGTCATCCTGTGACGAAGTGAATAAAGGTCGTCGTTTACCCTATTTCATTCATCACTTCGAAAACTTTGGCTAG
- the LOC107993848 gene encoding dual oxidase isoform X3 — protein MSSQWGESCSKPPDTRHTLRARANGPRFFFFHPYIARVVSVLRDSPVTDTRWHIHDKTYFAGICIPSIEFESKASDNSDCLVCQKRDQVVINENIKRNARVRVADSLTMTRRRPPRSDSNWIYLLIWLLWIVLPIKTGVVHSYADKQRYDGWYNNLAHPDWGSIDSRLIRKMPAAYSDGVYMLAGQDRPSPRKLSQLFMQGDDGLSSVKNRTALFAFFGQLVTSEIIMASESGCPIEYHRIDVDKCDPVFDKECQGNKYIPFRRADYDRQTGRSPNSPREQINKVTSWIDGSFVYSSSEAWANTMRSFKNGSLLMEPTRKFPVRNTMRAPLFNHAVPHVMRMLSPERLYLLGDPRTNQHPPLLALGILFYRWHNVIAARIQLENPSMSDEDIFQKARRVVIGTLQNIILYEYIPILLNEDLPPYTGYKSDLHPGISHIFQSAAFRFGHTLIPPGLYRRDENCEYRRTNTDQPAIRLCSTWWDSNEVLTNSTIEELLMGMTSQIAEKEDNLLGTDIRNNLFGPMEFSRRDLGALNIMRGRDNGLPDYNTARAHFKLPRKKTWNEINPELFNKNPSLLRTLVEIHSNNLNNMDVYVGGMLESSAGPGELFSTVIKEQFLRLRDSDRFWFENEENGIFTKSEIADIRRITLWDVIVNATGIPANAIQRKVFTWEEGDPCPQPYQLNSTMLEPCVPLQRYDYFEGSELVYIYACVFLGFVPILCAGAGYGLVKLQNRRRRRLKILQEAIQKRNDGKICVDKMIVREWLHANHRRLVKVKFGPEAALHIVDRKGEKLRTFDFNDVNTVTMEESQENENGHRKPLVLLRIPRDYDLVLELDSLASRRKFIAKLEAFLASHKKHFTLSQVSRDIMLAKAETKERRQKKLEQFFREAYALTFGLRPGERRRRSEDSDSGEVVTVMRTSLSKSEFASALGMRADAVFVKKMFNIVDKDRDGRISFQEFLDTVLLFSRGKTEDKLRIIFDMCDKDCNGVIDKEELSEMLRSLVEIARTTSLSDDHVTELIDGMFQDAGLERKDYLTYNDFKLMMKEYKGDFVAIGLDCKGAKQNFLDTSTNVARMTSFHIDQLPPEDSKTWAQKQWDAISTFLEENRQNIFYLFVFYVTTIALFVERFIYYSFMAEHTDLRHIMGVGIAITRGSAAALSFCYSLLLLTMSRNLLTKLKEFSIQQYIPLDSHIQFHKIAACTALFFSVLHTVGHMVNFYHVSTQPLAHLRCLTSELSFPSDARLTISFWLFRTVTGLTGILLFIVMTIIFVFAHPTIRQKAYKFFWSTHSLYVVLYALCLIHGLARLTGSPRFWIFFVGPAIIYSLDKVVSLRTKYMALDIIETELLPSDVIKIKFYRPPNLKYLSGQWVRLSCTAFRSNEFHSFTLTSAPHENFLSCHIKAQGPWTWKLRNYFDPCNYNPEDEHPKIRIEGPFGGGNQDWYKFEVAVMVGGGIGVTPYASMLNDLVFGTSTNRYSGVACKKVYFLWICPSHKHFEWFIDVLRDVERKDVTDVLEIHIFITQFFHKFDLRTTMLYICENHFQRLSKKSIFTGLKAINHFGRPDMTSFLKFVQKKHSYVSKIGVFSCGPRPLTKSVMSSCDEVNKGRRLPYFIHHFENFG, from the exons ATGTCCTCGCAGTGGGGGGAATCCTGCTCGAAGCCACCAGACACGAGGCATACCCTGAGAGCCAGAGCGAACGGAcctcgattctttttctttcatccgTATATCGCACGTGTTGTCTCTGTTCTCCGTGATAGCCCGGTTACAGACACACGGTGGCATATCCACGACA AAACATATTTCGCCGGGATATGCATTCCTTCGATAGAATTTGAATCTAAAGCATCGGATAATAGTGATTGTTTAGTGTGCCAGAAGCGGGACCAAGTGGTGATAAACGAAAACATTAAAAGAAATGCACGGGTGCGTGTTGCCGATTCGCTGACGATGACACGACGACGACCACCGAGATCAGATTCAAACTGGATCTATCTGTTAATCTGGCTACTCTGGATCGTCCTGCCTATTAAGACCG GAGTAGTGCACAGTTATGCAGATAAACAGAGGTACGATGGATGGTACAACAATCTGGCTCATCCGGATTGGGGATCGATTG ACAGCAGGCTGATACGAAAGATGCCAGCAGCTTATTCTGATGGAGTTTACATGTTGGCTGGCCAGGATAGACCGTCTCCAAGGAAGCTTAGTCAGCTTTTCATGCAGGGTGACGATGGTCTGTCATCCGTTAAAAATAGGACAGCACTATTTGCGTTCTTTG GGCAACTGGTCACGTCGGAGATAATCATGGCCAGCGAAAGTGGCTGCCCCATAGAGTACCATCGAATCGACGTGGACAAATGTGATCCGGTTTTCGACAAGGAGTGCCAAGGTAACAAGTACATTCCCTTCCGACGGGCGGATTACGATCGACAAACCGGACGCAGCCCTAATAGTCCTCGTGAACAG ATAAACAAAGTGACGAGCTGGATCGATGGTAGCTTCGTTTATTCGAGCAGTGAAGCGTGGGCGAATACCATGAGATCGTTTAAAAATGGGAGCCTCCTCATGGAACCAACCAGGAAATTCCCTGTAAGGAACACGATGCGTGCTCCACTTTTCAATCATGCTGTTCCACATGTTATGAGAATGCTCAGCCCGGAACGCCTTTATC TTCTTGGAGATCCACGAACAAATCAACATCCTCCACTATTGGCTCtgggaatattattttatcggtGGCACAATGTGATTGCTGCTCGTATTCAACTGGAGAATCCGAGTATGTCCGATGAGGATATCTTTCAGAAAGCAAGACGTGTTGTTATAGGGACGCTTCag AATATCATTTTGTACGAATATATCCCTATACTTTTGAACGAGGATCTGCCACCTTATACAGGATACAAGTCGGATCTTCATCCTGGCATCAGTCACATATTTCAGAGTGCAGCTTTCCGGTTTGGGCACACTTTGATACCACCTGGATTGTACCGTCGAGATGAAAATTGCGAATACAGAAGAACAAATACTGACCAACCTGCGATTAGACTCTGTTCCACCTGGTGGGAttctaat GAAGTTTTAACTAATAGTACAATTGAAGAACTTCTCATGGGTATGACCTCGCAAATAGCAGAGAAAGAGGACAATCTTCTTGGCACTGATATcagaaacaatttatttggGCCCATGGAATTTTCAAGACGAGATTTAGGGGCTTTGAACATTATGCGAGGCAGAGACAACGGGCTTCCAGATTATAACACAGCCAGAGCACATTTCAAACTACCACGAAAAAAGACTTGGAACGAAATCAATCcagaattgtttaataaaaatccttCGTTATTGCGTACGTTAGTCGAAATccattcaaataatttgaacaaTATGGATGTTTATGTCGGCGGGATGCTGGAGTCTAGTGCAGGCCCTGGAGAACTTTTTTCTACTGTGATAAAAGAGCAATTTCTTCGTTTGAGAGATTCTGATAGATTTTGGTTTGAAAATGAAGAGAATGG aatttttacaaaaagcgAGATAGCAGATATTCGCCGAATTACTTTATGGGATGTAATAGTAAACGCGACAGGAATACCAGCGAACGCGATTCAGAGAAAAGTATTCACTTGGGAGGAAGGAGATCCCTGTCCCCAACCCtatcaattaaattcaacGATGTTAGAACCCTGCGTCCCGTTACAACGTTACGACTACTTTGAG GGAAGCGAGCTGGTGTACATATACGCCTGTGTTTTTCTCGGGTTTGTACCGATTCTCTGCGCCGGTGCCGGTTACGGTCTGGTCAAGCTTCAGAACCGGCGAAGAAGACGATTGAAAATTCTCCAAGAGGCgatacaaaaaagaaacgatggtAAGATCTGCGTGGACAAGATGATCGTGCGCGAATGGCTACACGCGAATCATCGTCGTTTGGTCAAAGTGAAATTTGGGCCGGAAGCGGCTCTGCACATCGTCGATCGCAAAGGCGAGAAACTGCGCACATTTGATTTCAACGACGTTAACACGGTCACGATGGAAGAATCGCAG GAGAATGAAAATGGTCATCGTAAGCCACTGGTTCTGTTGAGAATACCGCGAGACTACGACCTTGTCCTTGAACTGGATTCACTGGCCTCGCGTAGAAAGTTCATTGCGAAACTGGAGGCATTTCTGGCGTCCCATAAGAAGCACTTCACACTGTCCCAAGTGAGCCGGGACATTATGCTTGCAAAAGCGGAAACGAAGGAACGCCGTcagaaaaaattggaacaa TTCTTTAGGGAAGCTTATGCTTTGACGTTTGGTTTACGACCTGGTGAAAGGCGGCGACGATCCGAGGATAGCGACAGCGGTGAAGTCGTTACCGTGATGAGGACGTCGCTTTCTAAAAGCGAATTTGCGAGTGCGCTTGGAATGCGTGCGGATGCGGTTTTCGTgaagaaaatgtttaatatcgtCGATAAGGACAGAGATGGTCGTATTTCGTTCCag gaatttttGGACACTGTTTTGTTATTCTCGCGAGGAAAAACTGAGGATAAATTGAGAATTATCTTTGATATGTGTGACAAAGACTGTAATGGTGTTATCGACAAGGAAGAATTATCAGAAATGCTTCGATCCTTGGTAGAAATTGCACGTACCACCAGTCTGTCGGACGATCATGTCACAGAATTAATCGATGGAATGTTTCAA GATGCCGGACTCGAGAGAAAGGATTACCTTACATATAACGATTTCAAGTTGATGATGAAAGAATACAAAGGCGATTTCGTGGCAATCGGTCTTGATTGCAAAGGCGCGAAGCAAAATTTTCTCGACACATCAACAAACGTAGCTCGCATGACGAGTTTCCATATTGATCAACTTCCACCTGAGGACTCAAAGACTTGGGCTCAAAAACAGTGGGATGCCATTTCGACATTTCTCGAGGAAAACcgacagaatattttttatttatttgttttttatgtcACAACCATTGCTTTGTTCGTTGAAAGATTTATAT attACTCTTTCATGGCTGAACATACGGATTTGAGGCATATTATGGGAGTTGGAATCGCCATAACTAGAGGATCTGCAGCAGCTTTGTCTTTCTGTTATAGTCTGCTTCTTTTGACCATGTCTCGCAATCTTTTGACTAAActtaaagaattttctattcaaCAATATATTCCACTCGATTCACatatacaatttcataaaattgctGCGTGCACTGCATTGTTCTTTTCCGTTTTGCATACCGTGGGGCACAtggttaatttttatcatgtgTCCACTCAACCATTAGCTCATCTTCGATGTTTGACCAGCGAACTTAGCTTCCCAAGCGATGCTCGGTTGACCATTTCGTTTTGGCTTTTTAGAACTGTAACAG GTTTGactggaattttattatttattgtaatgacaataatatttgtttttgctCATCCAACTATTCGCCAGAAAGCATACAAATTTTTCTGGTCTACGCATAGCTTATACGTGGTATTATACGCATTGTGTTTAATACACGGTTTGGCCCGTTTGACTGGTTCTCCACGATTTTGGATTTTCTTTGTTGGACCTgccattatttattctttagataag GTAGTAAGTCTTCGTACTAAATATATGGCGTTGGACATTATCGAAACAGAATTACTTCCTTCCgatgtaattaaaatcaaattctaCAGACCgccaaatttgaaatatttatctggTCAATGGGTTCGTCTTTCCTGTACCGCCTTTAGATCAAACGAGTTTCATTCGTTCACTCTTACTTCCGCACCGCATGAAAACTTCTTATCATGTCATATTAAAGCGCAGGGACCATGGACTTGGAAACttcgtaattattttgatcCTTGTAATTATAATCCAGAGGATGAACATCcaaaaataagaatagaagGACCGTTTGGAGGTGGCAATCAAGATTGGTATAAATTTGAAGTTGCTGTAATGGTTGGTGGAGGTATTGGTGTCACTCCCTATGCCTCTATGTTAAATGATCTCGTGTTTGGAACCTCTACCAATAGATATTCTGGAGTAGCTTGTAAGAAG gtTTATTTCTTATGGATTTGTCCATCACATAAACATTTTGAATGGTTCATCGACGTACTCAGAGATGTCGAGAGGAAAGATGTTACAGATGTGTTAGAAATTCACATATTCATTACACAATTTTTTCACAAGTTCGATTTACGTACAACTATGCTG TATATTTGTGAGAACCACTTTCAaagattatctaaaaaaagtatatttactGGATTAAAAGCAATAAATCATTTTGGTCGACCGGATATGActtcatttctaaaatttgttcaaaagAAGCACAGTTAT GTTAGTAAAATAGGAGTATTTAGTTGCGGGCCTCGACCATTGACGAAGAGCGTGATGTCATCCTGTGACGAAGTGAATAAAGGTCGTCGTTTACCCTATTTCATTCATCACTTCGAAAACTTTGGCTAG